The segment CCGCTGTGGCGGGAGCGGGACCTGAGCGCGGAGCACCACCGGGCGGCGTACACCGGGCTGGCGCGGGAGGCCGGGCTGGAACGGGAGACGGACCTGCCGTGGGAGGACCTGTACGACGCGCTGTACGACCGGCACATGGAACCGGCCGCCTGGGCTCCTTATCCGGACACCGCCGAGGTGCTCGGGGAGCTGCACCAGCGCGGCATACCGGTGGCGGTGGTGAGCAACATCGCCTGGGACCTGCGGCCGGTCTTCCGTGAGCACGGCCTGGACCGCTTCGTGGACGTCTTCGTCCTGAGCTATGAGCACGGCGTCCAGAAACCGGATCCCCGGCTCTTCCGGATCGCCTGCGAAGGGCTCGGCCTGGCGCCGGAAACGGTGGCGATGGTGGGCGACGACCGGCACGCCGACGCGGGCGCGGCGGCCCTGGGCTGCGCGGTGCACTTCGTCGACCCTCTTCCGGTCGACCGGCGGCCGGACGGCCTGCGGCCGGTCCTCGGCGCCTTCGGCGCCGCCTGAGGCCGGATGCGCTGTTCTTGGGCACCCGGCGGTCCCCCGCGCCGCCGGGTACACGCTTCTGAGTATATTGGCTGTGAGCCAGTCAACGCAGGAGTCAAGCATGTCCCCCCGGCGTCCATCGGTCAATGAAGAGATGCGGCGGCGCTCCCGGGAGCGGCTGCTGCAGGCGACGGTCGAGCTGGTGGAGGAGCGCGGTTACGAGGCCACGACGCTCGGCGACATAGCGGACCGGGCGGGCGCGGCTCGCGGCCTGGTCTCGTACTACTTCCCCGGCAAGCGGCAGTTGCTGCAGTCCGCGACGCACCGGCTGATGCACCGCGAGCTGTCCGCCGCGCTGGAGCACGAGCCGCCCGCGCGGGACGGGTGCGAGCTGCTGGCGCGTGCCGTGGACTGCGTCCTCGGGATGCCGGTCAGGCATCCGGTGCTGATGCGCGCGCACATGGCCGGAATTCTGCAGGCGGAGGGTTTCGTCGAGTGCGCCGAACAGCAGCGGCTGGCCGGTCTGCTGCGCGATTCCATCACTGCCTGGGGCTCCCCGGATCCCGAGCAGGACTACCGGATGCTGCGCGCGCAGCTCATGGGCGCGGTGTTCGCGCAGCTCATCCCGGGTGCGCCGATGCCGGTGTCCCGCCTGCGGGCGGAGCTGTTCCAGCGCTACGGGCTGGACCGGCAGCACGGTGCCCCGCCGGAGGGGACTCCTCCCGGCGGGACACCGGCCGACGGTGGCGGTCAGCGGTAGTAGTCGGGCTGGGTCTGGACGTTGAGCTCGCCCAGCCTGACCTTCCTGGCGCTGTCGGTGCGCCGGTCGCTGATCTTCAGGACGTCGAAGCCCTTGGCGATGTCGTTGGAGTAGATGTAGCCGTTGTAGTAGTACGCGCTCCACGATCCGCCGATGGACAGGGCACCGGTGGATACCGGGCCGCGTTCGAAGAAGCCGATCTCCTTCGGGTTGGCCGAGTCGGTGAAGTCCCAGACGGAGACGCCGCCCTGGTACCAGGCCTGGACCATGATGTCGCGCCCGGCGGCGGGGATCAGGGAGCCGTTGTGGGCCACGCAGTTCTCGGTGTCCGCCTGGGCGCGCGGGATCTTGTAGTAGGCGCGGAAGACGAGTTTGCGGTGGTCGCCCTTGCCGGTGATGTCGTAGATCCCGTCCGCGCCGCGGTCGGGCCCGACCGCGGCGTTGCACTCGGCGCCGCCGCCACCGCCGAGCTCGTCGGTGAAGACCACCTTCGTGCCGCGTGCGTTGAAGGTCGCGG is part of the Streptomyces sp. NBC_01262 genome and harbors:
- a CDS encoding HAD family hydrolase; translation: MTTGLGLQGCMFDFSGTLLRSEPPESWLRAVLAKAAIALPEERSAAYAQRLSRAGGQPGGASPESVPPALEPLWRERDLSAEHHRAAYTGLAREAGLERETDLPWEDLYDALYDRHMEPAAWAPYPDTAEVLGELHQRGIPVAVVSNIAWDLRPVFREHGLDRFVDVFVLSYEHGVQKPDPRLFRIACEGLGLAPETVAMVGDDRHADAGAAALGCAVHFVDPLPVDRRPDGLRPVLGAFGAA
- a CDS encoding TetR/AcrR family transcriptional regulator, whose translation is MSPRRPSVNEEMRRRSRERLLQATVELVEERGYEATTLGDIADRAGAARGLVSYYFPGKRQLLQSATHRLMHRELSAALEHEPPARDGCELLARAVDCVLGMPVRHPVLMRAHMAGILQAEGFVECAEQQRLAGLLRDSITAWGSPDPEQDYRMLRAQLMGAVFAQLIPGAPMPVSRLRAELFQRYGLDRQHGAPPEGTPPGGTPADGGGQR